Proteins co-encoded in one Brassica rapa cultivar Chiifu-401-42 chromosome A02, CAAS_Brap_v3.01, whole genome shotgun sequence genomic window:
- the LOC103851749 gene encoding LOW QUALITY PROTEIN: FBD-associated F-box protein At5g44490-like (The sequence of the model RefSeq protein was modified relative to this genomic sequence to represent the inferred CDS: deleted 1 base in 1 codon) yields the protein MDEKKMKGVCHERPAREDMISKLPDSLISQILFYLPTKEAVKTSVLFHRWEGLWLLISELDLDSSEFPEYNAFARFVDWFLQKSCLPKLKLKILKRKNVKSRVTRWIDFVARRKLIKHVDVEYIYVSRKRLEVMPASLYVCETLLYLRLNRILVGSFDSVSLPCLKTMRLEENIYDSDTGLKSLISSCPVLEDLSIVRRLDDNVSALSDNNQS from the exons ATGGATGAAAAGAAAATGAAGGGAGTGTGCCACGAACGTCCAGCAAGAGAAGATATGATAAGCAAATTACCCGACTCTTTGATATCTCAGATACTCTTTTATCTTCCT ACAAAAGAGGCTGTTAAGACTAGTGTTTTGTTCCATAGGTGGGAAGGTCTATGGCTTCTGATCTCTGAGTTGGATTTGGACTCTTCCGAGTTTCCAGAGTACAATGCATTCGCCCGTTTCGTCGACTGGTTCCTACAGAAGTCTTGCTTGCCCAAGCTCAAGCTAAAGATTCTGAAACGTAAGAACGTTAAGTCTCGCGTCACTCGTTGGATAGACTTTGTGGCGAGGCGTAAACTAATTAAACATGTTGACGTTGAGTATATCTATGTCTCTCGTAAGCGTTTGGAAGTGATGCCCGCAAGCCTCTATGTCTGCGAGACGCTCCTTTACCTAAGACTCAATCGGATATTGGTTGGTAGTTTTGACTCTGTTTCTTTGCCATGTCTCAAGACTATGCGTTTAGAAGAAAACATATATGACAGTGATACGGGTCTAAAGTCACTTATCTCGTCTTGTCCAGTTCTAGAAGATTTGAGCATTGTTAGAAGGCTAGATGATAATGTGAGTGCACTCTCAGACAATAACCAGTCTTAA
- the LOC103851455 gene encoding histone deacetylase HDT2-like — MEFWGARVEAGTPLKVKPDEDYLIHLSRACIINGKEGETALLDVTVDGKKFVIGYLSQEKIPQINLDLIFEKEFELSHSLERGSVDFTGYQTPDGDEDDDSSSSEDYYTSSDSEEEGEVMVHSTITANGSAGASASSVARPAEGASVFTLRMDVDEDDSADD, encoded by the exons GAGCTAGAGTTGAGGCAGGGACGCCACTTAAAGTGAAACCTGATGAAGACTATCTCATCCACCTTTCACGG GCATGTATTATTAATGGGAAGGAGGGTGAAACTGCTCTCTTGGACGTGACTGTTGATGGGAAGAAGTTTGTGATTGGATATCTTTCTCAGGAGAAGATTCCTCAGATCAACTTGGATCTGATTTTTGAGAAGGAGTTTGAACTCTCCCACTCATTGGAGAGGGGGAGTGTCGACTTCACTGGCTACCAAACACCCGACGGCGACGAAGATGATGATTCCTCTTCTTCTGAGGATTACTACACTTCTTCTGACTCAGAAGAAGAGGGGGAAGTGATGGTCCATTCAACTATCACTGCCAATGGAAGTGCTGGAGCTTCTGCTTCGAGTGTTGCCAGGCCTGCTGAAGGAGCGAGTGTTTTCACCTTGCGGATGGATGTGGACGAGGATGATTCAGCTGATGACTGA